TCGCCCGGCGAACAGGCTCGCGTGGTGTTGTTCGTTCGCCAGCTCGACGCGGGGCGGCAATGGACGGGGCCGGAGCTGAGCGAGGCGGCGGCCACGATGACCGCCGAGACTGATCCGACCAAGGCCCGAGCTTCGTGGGAGCGGATTGCGGCGGGTTTCTACGGCAAAGAGCCGGATGCCTAAAGTCCGCCGCCGCAATGTGCCGCGGACGGTGCTCGATCATCTACGGGATCGGATGCTTGCCCGGGAAATCCCGGCGGAGCAACTCGGTTTGCTGGCGGAGTGGCTGGACACGGAGCCGGAAGTTCCGGAGGGAAAGTGGTTCAAACGCTTCCCCGGCATGATCGCCTGCGGCGAGGGCGAACTGGTGAAAACCTTTTTGCGCCTGGGGCAGGCGCCCGCTGGCGAGGAGTTGCGTTGATGTTTTTCGACGCACGCCCTTTTCGCGCCCGCTGATTTCATTGCCCTCGTCGGCATCATGAGTCATCTGTCTTCAACGAGCGGATTGCCACCAGTTTCATATTCCCCGCGGTAATCGAAATTCTTACCTTCGTTCTTCCATCGCACTGCACACCGGAAACCACGAAGTGATCGCTGCCGGTCTGCATCGAGAGAACTGAGATCGAGCGATGCTGTCAGTGCCTCAAGCCGCGCAACTTCACTGAATCTTTCGACGGTGGAGATATCCACGTATCGGATGATTTTTGAGCCACTTGTCATGGCTTGTGTGATTGTGCAAAGGAACCACATCGCATCGTCGGTTGTTGAGATCTGACTTCTAACCCAAGCTTTGACCTCATCGGTCCCTTCGGTCCATCGGTTCCATCGCCAAAGGACGAATGAAAGATATGGGAGCCCTTTCAAGCGACCGTCCGCTGCAGCGCGTCGAATCCTCTCTAAGGCGAGTTTCTTCAATTCGTCCGCTTGTTCCTCATCGAAGAACTCAACGCGCTGCTTTCTCATCGAGAAGAGAGCGTAGATGCTCAATCGGGGAATGGCAGGCGCGAAGGTGACCTGCGGAAGAGAGAGAAGGTGGACAACAGAATGAGCGCATCATCGTGGACCTTGGCAGCTGGCGCGAGGCGAAGGAGGAGTCGAGACCGGCGTAGGGCGCGGTTCTGATGCGACGGCTCGGCGGGAGCCTCGCCTTCCGGGTTATTTCGCAGCTGGCGGAGGGGCGACCATGAGGCGGGCGAGTTCGGGGACGTCTTTGAGGCTCTGGAAGACCGGGTCGCTGAAGAGGCGTTCCCGGTATTCGACGCCGCCGACATCGACGGACTTCACGAGGGCGTTCACGGCCTCCTGCTTCTTCTCGAGCATGAATTCGGCGCGGGCGAGACGGTAGAAGGCCTCGGCGGAATCGGGCCGGGCCTTCGCCCAGCGGTCGGCGGCGTCGCGGGCGGATGGCCAGTCGTTGCGGGCCTCGGAGACCTCGAGGACGAGGGCGAGGAAGTCGGGGTTGTCGCCGAGTTTGCCGATGGATTCCTTGAGAAGGGCGTCGACCTGATCGTTCGCGCCGACCTGCATGGTGAGCTCGAGAAGGCGGCGGAGCGGGACGAGGTCCTGCGGATGCTTGCGCCATGTCTCGAGAGTGCGGTCGATCTCGATCTGCTTCTCCTTGCGGAGGCCGGCGAGGGCGCGGTAACGGAGCATCTCGGGGTTGTTGGGATCGTAGGCGCGGGCGAGATCGAAGAGGGCGATGGGCTCGTCGAATTCGCGGCGCTCCCACAGGATGCCGGAAAGGGAAATGATGGCGTCGAGGTTGCCGATCCACAGGTCGATGGCCTGGCGGTAGGCGCCCTCGGCGGCGACATTCATGTCGCGGTGCTGGTAGAGGTAGCCGGTGGTGAGGCGGAGGCGGGAGAAGTTGCGCTGGGCGTCGTAGTCCTTCGCGAAATTGGGGTCGGCCTTGAGCTTTGCGACGTAGTCGGTCCAGAACGCGAAATCCTTTCGCACGATGTCGTCGGAGAGTCTGGCGAGGGGCTCGGGATTGAGTCGATAGACGAGGCCGTCGGGAATCGCGTAGGGGTAGCTCCAGCGCATGGGGAAGCTCTCCTCGACGAAGAAGGTGTGTTTCGCCTTGTTGTGCTCGAAGATCCACCGGGCCGTCGCGTTGTGCATGGCGCGGTTGACGGCGAGAATGTCAGCATTGGGCTGTTTCGCCTTGAGCTCGCTGACGGCCTTTTTGCTGATCTCGCGCATTTCCTCGAAGGTGGGGAGGACGAGCGGATCCTTTGGATAAGCGGTTTCGCGGCCGAGCCAGCGCTCGAAGGCGCCACGAACGGGCGGGCGTTGATCGGTGTATTGGTCGCGGATGTATTGGAGGTAGAAGCGGTCGGTGAGGCCGTTCTGGGTGAGGATATAAAGGTCGCTGCGGTCGAAGGCGGGATCGATGCGGCGGGAAGGCGGGAGGGAACTCTCGCCGAAGATCATGTAGGTGGGGACGAAGCGGCCGGCATCCGTTCCGCCAAAGATGACGCTGCCCCTGGGCATGACGGAGACCATGTCGCGCCCGTATTGCCAGCCGAAGAGGCGGCCGCGCTGGCTGCAAGAGGCGTCGTTCTCGAGGAGCGGCCAGATGGGGAGAAGGACGAGGGCCCAGGTGACGGGACGCAGGCGCGGGAGCCGCGCGGCGAAGGCCTGGAGGACCATGAAGGCCCCGATGCCGGCGAGCAGGGTGAAGATGAAATTCGTGTAGGTGTGGTAGGGCATCTGCAGCCACCAGCCGGCGCGGTCGGTGGTGGCGTGCTCGAGCACGGGCTGGAACACCATGGCGAGGCAGAAGGCGAAGACGAGGAGGTAGATCCAGACGCGGCGGGTGACCCAGGCCCTGGGAGTGCGAAGAGCGCCAATGAATACGGCGAAAAAGAAGAGAATGCCGAGTGGCGTGAAGCTGGCGAACGTGCGGGCCCAGAAGAACGAGGACCACGTTTGGAGGTCGCGAAGGAGGGATGGCGGCTTGCCGTCGATCGAGGGCGGGGTTTCGTCGAAGAGCGGCTTTTCATCGGCGACGCCCAGGATCTTGCTGAAGACGCGCAGGCTGAGGTCGGAGAGGCTGCCGGAGTATTGCGAGCGGTTGAAGGAGTAGAAGAAACCCTCGGGAGTGCGGGTGTAGCTCCAGTTCATCGGGGGATTCGTTCCCGAGGCGATCGGCATGTAAAGGTAGGGCAGCAGGCCGAGGGCGATGAGCGCGGGAAGGAAGGCGATGAGCTTCCAGTGCAGGCGGCCGCGCTTGAGGATGAGCGCGATGACGAGGATCGTGACGACGAGCCAGGCGAGGCGGATGGCGGCTTTGATGACGAGGGGATTGTCCGCGAGGAGGGCGAAGGAGAGGTAGGCGATGAGGGCGGTGACGGTCCCCGCGAGGAGGAGATCCCAGAACAGGTCGCGGCGGACGAGCAGGACGATGATGACCGGCAGCACGGCGAGCGCGAGGGTGAGCTGGTGATTGCTGAAGGCGAGGCTGAGGAGGAAGACGCTGGCGTAGAGGGGCCCCATGCGGTCGGGGCGGCGCAGCCAGACGTAGAGGCTGGTGAGGTAGAGGCCGACGAGGAGCGCGTGCAGGGTGTAGACCTCGACGATGACGGCCTGAGACCACATCGACTGGCTGAAGGCAAAGACGAGGCTGAAGGTGATGGCCGCGATGCTGGCGAGGGATTTCTCCGCGACGGCGGGAGCGAGCCAGAGCGCGGTGCTGCGGATGAGCATGGCGGCGAGGCCGACGCAGAGGGCGCCGCAGATGCCGCTGAAGAGCGCAACCTGCCACGCGACATTGCCGAGGGGAATGAGCTGGAACAGCCACGCGAGCAGGGTCCACAGCGGATAGCCGGTGGGATGGGGCACTCCGAAGTGCTGGGCGGCGACGAGGAACTCGCCGGAGTCGAGCAGGGTGACGCTGGGCGCGGTGGTCCAGGCGTAAACGACAAAGGCGACGAGGGCGGCAATGGCGCCACAGATCCAGTCGCCGCGTTGGAAGATGCGCGAGTTCATTGCGGAGTCGCGGCGCGGCGGGAAGGGTGGAGGCAGGCGAGCTGGAGCACTCGGGTGGCGGCTTCCAGGGCGATGCCGAGAGTCATCTTGGTCTGGCCGACGCGGCGTTCGGTGAAAACGATGGGGACTTCCACGAGGCGGAAGCCGGCCGTCCAGAGCAGCCAGTGGAGCTCGATCTGGAAGCCGTAGCCGTCGGCGCGGAGCTGCGAACCATCGATCTCGCGCAGCGCGGAGGTGCGCAGGGCCTTGAAGCCGCTGGTGGCGTCGGTAAGCGGGAGGCCGGTGAGAACGCGAACGTAGCGGGAGGCGCCGGCGCTGAGCAGGAGGCGGTGTTCGGGCCAGTTGATGACGCGGACGCCGTCGAGGTAGCGGCTGCCGATGGCGGCGTCGGCGCCGGCGTCGAGAGCGGCGAGCAGGCGCGGGATGTCCGCGGGATCGTGGGAGAGATCGGCGTCGATCTCGAGGACGGCATCGTGGCCGTGGGTGATGGCCCATTCGAAGCCCGTGCGGTAGGCGGACCCGAGGCCGAGTTTGCCAGCGCGCTCGAGGAGGTGAACGCGGCCGCCGAAGGCGGGATGCTCCTTCACACGGGCGGAGGTGCCATCAGGCGAGGCGTCGTCGACGATGAGGGCCTCGATGTCCGGCGAGGCGGCGAGAATGCGATCGAGCAACGTGGAGATGTTCTCGGCCTCGTTGTAGGTCGGGATGATCGCGAGTGGCCGGATGACGGCGGGGCGGGGGGCGTTCGGATCGACCCGTAGCGGCGCGGCGGGGCAGGGGGGCCAGAGTTTGCGGCGGACGGAAGCGGGTAGCAGCGGGACCGCGATGAGGAAGCCGAGCGCGGCGAGCCAACTGATCGAGGCGGTGGCGAGGCAGCCGGAATACCAGGCGGGCGGGCGGAGCTGGAACTCCACGCGGTGCGCGGCGGCGGATACGGACGTGGCGGGAAAGGCGCCAGCTGCGCGGTAGACGGGCTTCGGGACGCCGTCGACGAGGGCCTTCCAGTCGGGATGCCAGGATTCGTCGAGGACGATCCAGCCGGCGCGACCGGGGGCGGAAAATGTGACCGTCGCGGGCGTGCGGGGGCCGGCGAGCTGGAGGCGGATGAAGTCCGGTCCGGGGGCGGCAGCTGCTTCCGCGGGGGATTTCATGCCCGGCAGGGAGTCGAGCGGAAGGTCGTCGAGGCTGGCGACGGCGAGATGGTGCGCCTGCGCGAGGCTGAGGGCCTGGACGTATTGGCCGTTGTTCGCGTCGGCGGGCACGGCGGATTCCGCGAAGAAGCCGGGGTGGAGCGAGCCGGGATTCGAGAGGACGAAGAAGGCGTCGTTTTCGAAACGCAGGGGGAGCATGGCGCGGAACCAGCGCTGGAAGTTTCCGGAGACATCGGGATCCCGCCGCTCGATGAACACGTCGGAGATGCCGGCAAGCCGGAGGTAGGAGATCATGTCCGTGGCGGAACTCTGCGCGGCGGATTGCAGGCGCGCGGTGTGCTTCGGCATGAGGTAGCGGTTGAGCGCTTCGCTCGAGAGCGGGCGGCCGGTGGTGTTTGGGAGATCGAGGTAGAAGTAGCGACCGGAAATGGCGAAGATGCGGTCCGACGGGCCGTGAAGCTTCTCGGTGACCTCCCGGTATTTTGCGAAGAGGCCGGCGCTGAGCCCGGGTTTGGAGAAGCTGGCGAAATACGGAGAGATGTCCGCCACGGCGGCGGCGAAGGCGATGGCCGCTAGGATTGGGCGGAGCCGGGGATTGGGCACGGCGCGCAGCACGAAGACGAGGGCCAGCGCGGATGCGACGGCCCAGGCGAAGGTGCCGTTGAGAATCCAGAAGGAATCCGGCGCGCGCAGGTCGGCGTAGAGCGGGAATCGCTCCAGCAGACGGAATGCGGGCACGAACAGATAGATCGCGAAGACGACGCAGAAAATCGGGACGCGCCACCGCGTGATCGAGAGGCACCAGAAGAGCAGCACGCCCTGCGCGGCGAGGGCGAGCCAGTGCAGCGGGATGCCGAGGTCGGCAAATTCCTGCGCGCGGCTGAGGAATTCGAAATGGCCGGCGATGACGCTGCGCGGGCCGAAGGAGATCCAGAACATCGCGAGGGCGATGAGCAGGAAGAAGCGGATCGCGGCGACCTCGCGGCTGCGGCGCAGGGGCGACCAGGTGAGGAAGATGGTAATGGCGACGGCGAGAAACCCGACGAGGCCGAGGTAGTAGCCGCCGCGGTCCATCCGGTCGGAGCGGGCGAGCGGCGCGAAAAGTTCTCCCGCGCGATCGAACCACGATGTCGCGGTGCGCACGGAATAGATGCCCTGCCAGGCGCGGAGCGGGTCCAGCTCGAAGACGGTCATGAAGGCGCGCTCGCGCAGCAGCGGCAGGAGGGGAAGCACGCCGAGCAGGATGACGGTCGGGACGGCCCAGAGCGCGCCGCGCAGGAGGTGCGTGCGGCATTCGGGGCGGGTGAGGAATTGCCAGGCGGCGAAAAGGGCGAGCGGAATGGCCAGCGTGGCGCCCATTTTACTCCACGCGAGGAGCGCGGCGGAGAAGGCGACACCGAGCAGGACGCCATCCCAGGGCGTGCCGCGGTCGGCCACGCGCAGCAGGGCGAGGAAGCAGAGCGGAACGAGCGGGATGACGACGACAATCGTCATGTGCTCCTGCCAGCCGATGCGCTGGAGGAGCTGCGGGGCGAGGAGATATGCGCTGCCGACGGCGAAGCCGGTCCATCCATCGCGGGCGAGCCGGCGGCCGAACGCAAACGCAGCGAGACCGCCGAGCCCGAACAGGACAAGGGCGGTGATCTTCATCCCGATCACGGGGTTGCTCGCGAGCAGGAGGCCGGGCGCATAAACCGGCACGGAGAGGGCGAAGCTGAGGAGGGTCGCGCTCGGCGAGCCAGTGAGATAGTCGGGAAACCACGCGAAGTCGCCGGTGCGCAGCAGACGGAGAATCGCCTCGATCTTCGCGGCATGGCCGAGGAGCTCGCCGGAGGATCCGGTCTGCGGCAGCCAGCTCCCCGCGAGCACGGCGAGGCAGGCCGCGAGCACGCAGAGGAAGACCGGGAGGGGACGGCGCATGGCTCGCGAGGGGAAACGGGACGGCGGCGACTACAGGGAGTTCCGGCGGAGGAGTTTTTCGACCACGGAGGCGGTTGCCTCGCGGTCGGCGGGCTCCATGCGGTCGATGAAAAGGATCCCGTGGAGGTGGTCATGCTCGTGCTGGACGGCGCGGGCGAGCAGGCCGGTGGCGGTGAATTCGAGGGGCTGGTCGTCGAGCGTGCGCGCGGTCACCTGGACGACGGCGGGCCTCGGGATGCTGCCCTGCATGCCCGGGAAGCTGAGGCAGCCTTCCTTCATCGACTCCACGTTTCCGGAAAGGGTGAGGTCGGGATTGATGAGGGTGAGGGGCATGTAGTCCTCGAGCGGGACGGCGGCGCCGTCGATGAGCATTTCGCCGGGCTCCTCGGCATCGAGCACGTCGATCACGCAGAGTTGCAGCGGCAGGCCGACCTGCTGGGCGGCGAGGCCGACCCCGTTGGCGTCGACCATGGTGTCGATCATGTCTTCGGAGAGTTTCCGGATGCGGGCGTCGATTTTTTCGATGCGGCGGCCTTTGGCGCGAAGCGCAGGGTGGCCGTATTCAACGATGGGCAGGACCATGGAGATGCGGAGTGGAGATCAGGGTGCGGGCGCGGCGGGGGCCGCGGCCTCGGGCTGGGTGAAGGCGGGGATGTTTTTCACGCCAGCGGTTTTGAGGGCGTCGAGGACTTTGACGACGACGCCGAACGGGGCCTTCGTGTCGGCCTGCATGGCGATGGGGCGCTGCGGAGCCTGGGCGCGGGCGGCCTGGAGGGCGGCGGTGAGGCCGTCGACGGTCACAGGCTTGTCATCGAGGGTGATCTGGTCGGCGCTCTTCACGGCGAGGATGAGCGGCTCGCTCTCCGCCCTGGCTGCGGCGGTGGCGGTCTTGGAATCGGGCAGGTTGATCTCGAGCTGCGGTTGGTTCTTTTTGAAGGTCGAGGTGGCGATGAAAAAGATGAGGAGGATCACCACGATGTCGAGGAGCGACACGATGTTGATGACCGGCGTGCGCCGCTTCCGCGTGTAGAATCTCATTCTCGCTCGATCGAGGGTTGCTGGTCCGGATTCGGATAGCACTTGCCGAGGAGCTCCGCGGCGACCGCTTCCATCTCGACGGACATCACCTCGATCTTGCGCATGAAGTAATTGTGCGCGACGAGGCTGGGCACGGCGACGGAAAGGCCGACGATGGTGGTATTGAGCGCCTCCGCGATGCCGTGGGCGATGACCATCGGGTCACCTTCTCCGATGTTCGAAAACATGCTCACGAGGCCGGAAAGGGTGCCGAGCAGGCCAATGAGCGGCCCAATGCCGGTGGCGATCTCGAGCACGACCAGGCCGCTTTCCATGCGGGCGGTCTCGTGGCGGGCCTGCGTCTGCACGGCGTCCGCGTTGTCGGCGCGCGGCCAGGTGAGGTGCCGGATGAGGGCACCGAGGATGTGGCCGAGCGGCGAGGGATTGTCGCGAAGGAGTTCTGCCAGAGGGGTGAGTTCGTCGCCGGGTTCGAGGCGTCGCACTTCCTGGCCGATGGCAGCGGGCATGACGGCCGCTTCGCGCAGGGCGAACCCGCGAAGGAGCATCACGGTAACGGCGCAGACCGACAGCCCCAGCAGCGGGATCATGAAGATGCCGCCCTGGAGAAAAAATTTGGCGATGGACTCGAAGGCCGATGCGAAAAGTGGGTCCATGGGTAAGGGGAGGAAAATAGCGGGCGGCAGGCAGGGTGCAAGAGCGCGCTTGCCGGGGAGCGGGGGGAATGGCGCTTGGGCCTTGACCGGGGCGGAGGGCGCGGCGAATTCTCGCGCATGAGTCTGTCCCTGCCGCGCCGGATGCGGCGCAATCGTTCGTCTGCTGCCATTCGCGCCCTCGCGCGCGAAACGACCGTCGGAGTGGACGATCTTATCCAACCTCTCTTCGTGCATGCCGGAGAGCCGGAGCCCGTGGCTTCGATGCCGGGGGTGATTCGCCACTCCGAGGCCTCGCTCGTCGAGGAATGCCGCCGCTGCGCTGCTGCCGGACTGCGGGCCGTCGCCATTTTTCCGAAGATCGACGCGGCATTGAAGGACGATGCCGGTTCCATCGCCACCGCGGACGAGAATCTGCTGTTCGCGGCCGTTGCGGCGGTGAAGCGCGCCTGTCCGGACCTGCTTGTGATTACCGACGTCGCGCTGGATCCCTACACGAGCCACGGCCACGACGGCGTGCTCGAAGCCGACGGCCTCGCCGTGGCGAACGACGAAACCGTGGAGGCGCTGTGCCGTCTCGCCGTGCGCGAAGCGGAGGCCGGCGCCGATATCGTGGCGCCCTCGGACATGATGGACGGTCGTGTCGGCGCGATCCGCGAGGCGCTGGACGCCGCGGGGCACGAGAAGACACTTATCCTCAGCTACGCCGTGAAATATGCGTCCGCCTATTACGGGCCGTTTCGCGACGCCGTCGGGAGTAGGAAGGGGGCGGTTCCGCTCGACAAGAAGGGCTACCAGATGGACCCCGCGAACGTCCGCGAGGCCGCGCTCGAGATCGCGCTCGACGAGGACGAAGGCGCCGACATCGTGATGGTGAAGCCCGCGGGAGCGTATCTCGACGTCATTCGCGCCGTGCGCGAGACGACCGCGCTGCCGCTCGCGGCATATCAGGTCTCCGGCGAATATTCACAGATCCACGCCGCCGCGCAGCTCGGCTGGCTGGATTACCGAAGCACCCGCGACGAGTCGCTGCTGGCGATCAAGCGCGCCGGCGCCGACATGATCCTCACCTACTTCGCGCGCGAGGTGGCGGAGGAGTTCAAGGCTCGGTGAAGGTCTTCCGCGCGCGGTAGAGATCGAGTCGCTTCTGCGCGTCTGTGATTTGCGCTTTCGGAAACCTTTTCAGGCATTGTTCCTGCCACCAGACAGCTTTGTCCCATTCGCCGTGCTCGGCCAGGGCAGCGGCGAGAGTGTCGATGCAGGCGGGCATCTGCCACTTGGTCAGTTTGCAGGCTCGTTCGGCGTAGCGCAGGGCCATCGGACCGTCGCGGAAGATGGGGTCGGGACACGTCGCGAGTAACCAGGCGAAGGAATTGGCGGTGACGGCGTCATTCGGAAAGAGCTTTAGCGAGCGTTGGTAATCGCGGTAGGCCTTGCGGTAGTCGCGCTTTTGCTGCCAGGCGTAGGCGCGGTTGCCGTAGGCGGCGGCGTAGCGTGGGGCCCGCCGGATGGCCTCATCGAGGTCGGCGATGGCGCGGTCGGTCTCGCCTTTCGCGCCATAGGCGTAGGCTCGCTTGAAAAAGAGGTCGGCTCGCGGGGAAAGGCGGATGGCCTGGTCGAGCTGACTGATGGCGAGGTCGTAGTCTTTTTTCTCGAGACAGGCCGATGCCAGGCCGCGGAGCGCCGAAAGGTGGGCCGGCCTGATCCTGAGCGCGCTCTGGTAGTCGGCGATGGCGAGGTCGTAGTCGCCGGCCCGGCTCATGAGATCGCCGCGCAGGGTGTAGGCCCGGAAGGCGCCCGGGTCGTGGGAAATGACGCTGTCGAGATCGAGTCGAGCCGCATCGGAATCGCCGCTGTCGGCCAGGGCGTCCGCGCGGAGATAGCGGATCCGCTCGGGCTCTGCCGTGAGGCCGAGGAGGGAGGTGAAATCGGCGACTGCGGCGGCGGGGTCTTCCGTGGATTGATAAAGGAGGCCGCGTTGCTCGAGCGCCTTCTGGTTCCTGGGATCGATGGCGAGGGCCTCCGTGTAGGCATCGATCGCCGCATAGTCGTCACCGGCTTTCTCGGCGGCGTCCGCGCGCATCATGCAAGCGAGGGTCGTGGAGCGGGAGAAATCGATGCCGGAGGGGCCGGTGGGGTGCAGGAGCAGGAGCGCGGCGATGATGGCGACGGCGTTGTTGATGATGTGCAACGCGAGGGGAAGCAGCGTGGAGTGGGAAAAATGACGGGCGAGGGCGAGGACGAGCCCCATGGCGAAGAGCACGAGCAGCGTGGGCCCTTTGTATTGGGTGTGGAGCGCGAGCCAGATGAAATTGGGGACGAGGATGGCGGCGAGCGTGGTCCATCGGGAGCGGGCCATCCCGCCGTAAAAGAACCCGCGGAAGAGGAGCTCCTCGACCAGCGGGGCCCCGATGACGATGGCGAAAACGACCCAGAACAGATGAGTCCCCGTCAGCAATAACCCGAGGGTGAAATCGCGGTCGCTGGTTTCCCCGATCGAGCGCAGGAAGATCTCCCCTCCGATGAGCACGGCGGCCAGCACGGCGAGCCACAGAAAAAACTGTTTCGCGCTGAATCCCCGAAGGGCGAGAAATGTCCGCATCGGGCCGCCGCGCTGGAGACGCACCATCACGAAAAGCGCGGCGCCGACGATGGGGATCGCGAGCAGCGTGCTGAGGGCGAGCAGGAGCGGGTCGGTGGCCAGCCGGGAGAGCTCCGCCCGGGGCATCGCCCGGTGGTATTCCATGTAGTATTGGAATCCGCGAAACGCGCCCAACAGGAAGCCCGCGATCAATTGCGCGGCGAGCAGGGAAAGCACTCCCAGGAGGCCGAGGCCTAGAGCGCACCAGAATCCCCGGGGAGGCGGAGCCGCGCGAGGAGGCAATGGGGGCGGCGAGGCCTCCGGCGGCGGGGATGAGAATGTCGGAAGCGGTGGAGGGACGTCGGGCGGAATCATCAGGCTTTGTTTCCCTGGTGCATCCCGCCCCGCCGCCGAGTGCCTACGTGTATTTCAACACTTCCTCGATGGTCGTCTCGCCGTTGTAGATCGAGCGGAGGCCGTCCTCGCGGAGGGTCGTCATGCCGAGCTCGATCGCCTTCTGGCGGAGCACCACGCCCGGAGCGCGCTGGTTGACCAGTTCGCGAATCGGGTCCGACATCTTGAGGAGCTCGTAGATGCCTTTGCGGCCCTTGTAACCGGTGTGGTTGCAGGCTTCGCAGCCCTTGCCGTAGTAGAAGTTTTT
This genomic stretch from Chthoniobacterales bacterium harbors:
- a CDS encoding DUF2723 domain-containing protein — protein: MNSRIFQRGDWICGAIAALVAFVVYAWTTAPSVTLLDSGEFLVAAQHFGVPHPTGYPLWTLLAWLFQLIPLGNVAWQVALFSGICGALCVGLAAMLIRSTALWLAPAVAEKSLASIAAITFSLVFAFSQSMWSQAVIVEVYTLHALLVGLYLTSLYVWLRRPDRMGPLYASVFLLSLAFSNHQLTLALAVLPVIIVLLVRRDLFWDLLLAGTVTALIAYLSFALLADNPLVIKAAIRLAWLVVTILVIALILKRGRLHWKLIAFLPALIALGLLPYLYMPIASGTNPPMNWSYTRTPEGFFYSFNRSQYSGSLSDLSLRVFSKILGVADEKPLFDETPPSIDGKPPSLLRDLQTWSSFFWARTFASFTPLGILFFFAVFIGALRTPRAWVTRRVWIYLLVFAFCLAMVFQPVLEHATTDRAGWWLQMPYHTYTNFIFTLLAGIGAFMVLQAFAARLPRLRPVTWALVLLPIWPLLENDASCSQRGRLFGWQYGRDMVSVMPRGSVIFGGTDAGRFVPTYMIFGESSLPPSRRIDPAFDRSDLYILTQNGLTDRFYLQYIRDQYTDQRPPVRGAFERWLGRETAYPKDPLVLPTFEEMREISKKAVSELKAKQPNADILAVNRAMHNATARWIFEHNKAKHTFFVEESFPMRWSYPYAIPDGLVYRLNPEPLARLSDDIVRKDFAFWTDYVAKLKADPNFAKDYDAQRNFSRLRLTTGYLYQHRDMNVAAEGAYRQAIDLWIGNLDAIISLSGILWERREFDEPIALFDLARAYDPNNPEMLRYRALAGLRKEKQIEIDRTLETWRKHPQDLVPLRRLLELTMQVGANDQVDALLKESIGKLGDNPDFLALVLEVSEARNDWPSARDAADRWAKARPDSAEAFYRLARAEFMLEKKQEAVNALVKSVDVGGVEYRERLFSDPVFQSLKDVPELARLMVAPPPAAK
- a CDS encoding glycosyltransferase — translated: MRRPLPVFLCVLAACLAVLAGSWLPQTGSSGELLGHAAKIEAILRLLRTGDFAWFPDYLTGSPSATLLSFALSVPVYAPGLLLASNPVIGMKITALVLFGLGGLAAFAFGRRLARDGWTGFAVGSAYLLAPQLLQRIGWQEHMTIVVVIPLVPLCFLALLRVADRGTPWDGVLLGVAFSAALLAWSKMGATLAIPLALFAAWQFLTRPECRTHLLRGALWAVPTVILLGVLPLLPLLRERAFMTVFELDPLRAWQGIYSVRTATSWFDRAGELFAPLARSDRMDRGGYYLGLVGFLAVAITIFLTWSPLRRSREVAAIRFFLLIALAMFWISFGPRSVIAGHFEFLSRAQEFADLGIPLHWLALAAQGVLLFWCLSITRWRVPIFCVVFAIYLFVPAFRLLERFPLYADLRAPDSFWILNGTFAWAVASALALVFVLRAVPNPRLRPILAAIAFAAAVADISPYFASFSKPGLSAGLFAKYREVTEKLHGPSDRIFAISGRYFYLDLPNTTGRPLSSEALNRYLMPKHTARLQSAAQSSATDMISYLRLAGISDVFIERRDPDVSGNFQRWFRAMLPLRFENDAFFVLSNPGSLHPGFFAESAVPADANNGQYVQALSLAQAHHLAVASLDDLPLDSLPGMKSPAEAAAAPGPDFIRLQLAGPRTPATVTFSAPGRAGWIVLDESWHPDWKALVDGVPKPVYRAAGAFPATSVSAAAHRVEFQLRPPAWYSGCLATASISWLAALGFLIAVPLLPASVRRKLWPPCPAAPLRVDPNAPRPAVIRPLAIIPTYNEAENISTLLDRILAASPDIEALIVDDASPDGTSARVKEHPAFGGRVHLLERAGKLGLGSAYRTGFEWAITHGHDAVLEIDADLSHDPADIPRLLAALDAGADAAIGSRYLDGVRVINWPEHRLLLSAGASRYVRVLTGLPLTDATSGFKALRTSALREIDGSQLRADGYGFQIELHWLLWTAGFRLVEVPIVFTERRVGQTKMTLGIALEAATRVLQLACLHPSRRAATPQ
- the def gene encoding peptide deformylase, with protein sequence MVLPIVEYGHPALRAKGRRIEKIDARIRKLSEDMIDTMVDANGVGLAAQQVGLPLQLCVIDVLDAEEPGEMLIDGAAVPLEDYMPLTLINPDLTLSGNVESMKEGCLSFPGMQGSIPRPAVVQVTARTLDDQPLEFTATGLLARAVQHEHDHLHGILFIDRMEPADREATASVVEKLLRRNSL
- a CDS encoding biopolymer transporter ExbD — encoded protein: MRFYTRKRRTPVINIVSLLDIVVILLIFFIATSTFKKNQPQLEINLPDSKTATAAARAESEPLILAVKSADQITLDDKPVTVDGLTAALQAARAQAPQRPIAMQADTKAPFGVVVKVLDALKTAGVKNIPAFTQPEAAAPAAPAP
- a CDS encoding MotA/TolQ/ExbB proton channel family protein, with protein sequence MDPLFASAFESIAKFFLQGGIFMIPLLGLSVCAVTVMLLRGFALREAAVMPAAIGQEVRRLEPGDELTPLAELLRDNPSPLGHILGALIRHLTWPRADNADAVQTQARHETARMESGLVVLEIATGIGPLIGLLGTLSGLVSMFSNIGEGDPMVIAHGIAEALNTTIVGLSVAVPSLVAHNYFMRKIEVMSVEMEAVAAELLGKCYPNPDQQPSIERE
- the hemB gene encoding porphobilinogen synthase → MSLSLPRRMRRNRSSAAIRALARETTVGVDDLIQPLFVHAGEPEPVASMPGVIRHSEASLVEECRRCAAAGLRAVAIFPKIDAALKDDAGSIATADENLLFAAVAAVKRACPDLLVITDVALDPYTSHGHDGVLEADGLAVANDETVEALCRLAVREAEAGADIVAPSDMMDGRVGAIREALDAAGHEKTLILSYAVKYASAYYGPFRDAVGSRKGAVPLDKKGYQMDPANVREAALEIALDEDEGADIVMVKPAGAYLDVIRAVRETTALPLAAYQVSGEYSQIHAAAQLGWLDYRSTRDESLLAIKRAGADMILTYFAREVAEEFKAR
- a CDS encoding tetratricopeptide repeat protein — translated: MLSLLAAQLIAGFLLGAFRGFQYYMEYHRAMPRAELSRLATDPLLLALSTLLAIPIVGAALFVMVRLQRGGPMRTFLALRGFSAKQFFLWLAVLAAVLIGGEIFLRSIGETSDRDFTLGLLLTGTHLFWVVFAIVIGAPLVEELLFRGFFYGGMARSRWTTLAAILVPNFIWLALHTQYKGPTLLVLFAMGLVLALARHFSHSTLLPLALHIINNAVAIIAALLLLHPTGPSGIDFSRSTTLACMMRADAAEKAGDDYAAIDAYTEALAIDPRNQKALEQRGLLYQSTEDPAAAVADFTSLLGLTAEPERIRYLRADALADSGDSDAARLDLDSVISHDPGAFRAYTLRGDLMSRAGDYDLAIADYQSALRIRPAHLSALRGLASACLEKKDYDLAISQLDQAIRLSPRADLFFKRAYAYGAKGETDRAIADLDEAIRRAPRYAAAYGNRAYAWQQKRDYRKAYRDYQRSLKLFPNDAVTANSFAWLLATCPDPIFRDGPMALRYAERACKLTKWQMPACIDTLAAALAEHGEWDKAVWWQEQCLKRFPKAQITDAQKRLDLYRARKTFTEP